The following coding sequences lie in one Myxococcus xanthus genomic window:
- a CDS encoding M3 family metallopeptidase: MRKLFFAGAGMAVLVSAGCATTSQESQNMATAPQTTAPAAPAAPEQANPLLAKWTGAHGGVPPFDQVKVELFKPALEAAMGRTRGELAAIANDTSAPTFENTIVALESAGKTQGDVETLYGIWSSSMSGPEFQALEREMAPKLAAFDDEIFQNEALFRRIEAVYQSPDKSKLTPEQQRLTWLHYTRFVRSGAKLDAAAKQKLAAINQRLASLYTSFSQNVLADEEGYTVVLESEADLAGLPDSVRAGAAAAAESRGEKGKWIITNTRSSMEPFLTYSSRRDLREKVWRNYVNRGDNGDARDNNVIIAEVLKLRAERATLLGYKTHAHWRLENAMARTPERAMELMEAVWKPAVARVHEEVADMQRVANKEGAKLKIEPWDYRYYAEKVRKAKYDLDQNEVKPYLQMEKLREGMFWVAGELFGFSFTQVNDVPVFHPDVRVWEVKDQASGRHVGLWYFDPYARKGKRSGAWMNAYRSQERFRGEVTTIVSNNSNFVKGQPGEPVLISWEDASTLFHEFGHALHGLSSNVTYPSLAGTAVARDYVEFPSQLLEHWLSTPEVLNTYALHYQTGKPIPQALVDRIEKAATFNQGFGTVEYLSSALVDMKLHLAGSTPIDADAFERDTLNALGMPKEIVMRHRTPQFGHVFAGDGYSAGYYSYLWSDTLTADAYERFTEGKGAYDKDVAALLRKHVFSVGNTLDPADAYRAFRGREAGIQALMRKRGFPVPAAQVAPKKAAK, encoded by the coding sequence ATGCGTAAGCTCTTCTTCGCTGGCGCGGGCATGGCCGTACTCGTGTCCGCCGGCTGTGCGACGACCTCGCAGGAGTCCCAGAACATGGCCACCGCGCCTCAGACGACCGCCCCCGCCGCGCCGGCTGCTCCGGAGCAGGCCAACCCGCTGCTCGCGAAGTGGACGGGCGCCCATGGCGGCGTGCCGCCGTTCGACCAGGTGAAGGTGGAGCTCTTCAAGCCAGCGCTCGAGGCCGCGATGGGGCGGACGCGCGGCGAGCTGGCGGCCATCGCCAACGACACCTCGGCGCCCACGTTCGAGAACACCATCGTCGCGCTGGAGTCCGCCGGCAAGACGCAGGGTGACGTGGAGACGCTCTACGGCATCTGGAGCTCGTCCATGAGCGGGCCGGAGTTCCAGGCGCTGGAGCGGGAGATGGCGCCGAAGCTGGCCGCCTTCGACGACGAAATCTTCCAGAACGAGGCGCTCTTCCGCCGCATCGAGGCGGTGTACCAGTCGCCCGACAAGTCGAAGCTGACGCCCGAGCAGCAGCGGCTCACCTGGCTGCACTACACGCGCTTCGTCCGCTCCGGCGCGAAGCTGGACGCGGCGGCCAAGCAGAAGCTGGCGGCCATCAACCAGCGGCTGGCGTCGCTCTACACGTCCTTCAGTCAGAACGTGCTCGCGGACGAGGAGGGCTACACCGTCGTCCTGGAGTCCGAGGCGGACCTGGCGGGCCTGCCGGACTCCGTGCGCGCGGGCGCCGCCGCCGCGGCCGAGTCGCGCGGTGAGAAGGGCAAGTGGATCATCACCAACACGCGCTCCTCCATGGAGCCGTTCCTGACGTACTCGTCGCGGCGCGACCTGCGCGAGAAGGTCTGGCGCAACTACGTCAACCGCGGTGACAACGGCGACGCGCGCGACAATAACGTCATCATCGCCGAAGTCCTGAAGCTGCGCGCCGAGCGCGCCACGCTGCTGGGCTACAAGACGCACGCGCACTGGCGGCTGGAGAACGCCATGGCCCGCACGCCCGAGCGCGCCATGGAGCTGATGGAGGCCGTCTGGAAGCCCGCGGTGGCCCGCGTCCACGAAGAGGTCGCGGACATGCAGCGCGTGGCCAACAAGGAGGGCGCGAAGCTCAAGATCGAGCCCTGGGACTACCGCTACTACGCGGAGAAGGTCCGCAAGGCGAAGTACGACCTGGACCAGAACGAGGTGAAGCCCTACCTCCAGATGGAGAAGCTGCGCGAGGGCATGTTCTGGGTGGCCGGCGAGCTGTTCGGCTTCTCCTTCACGCAGGTGAACGACGTGCCTGTGTTCCACCCCGACGTGCGCGTCTGGGAGGTGAAGGACCAGGCCAGCGGGCGTCACGTGGGCCTGTGGTACTTCGACCCATACGCGCGCAAGGGCAAGCGCTCCGGCGCGTGGATGAACGCGTACCGCAGCCAGGAGCGGTTCCGGGGTGAAGTCACCACCATCGTCTCCAACAACTCCAACTTCGTGAAGGGCCAACCCGGCGAGCCCGTCCTCATCAGCTGGGAGGATGCCTCCACGCTGTTCCACGAGTTCGGCCACGCGCTGCACGGCCTCAGCTCCAACGTGACGTATCCGTCGCTGGCCGGTACGGCGGTGGCGCGCGACTACGTGGAGTTCCCCTCGCAGCTGCTGGAGCACTGGCTGTCCACGCCCGAGGTGCTGAACACCTACGCGCTGCACTACCAGACGGGGAAGCCCATTCCCCAGGCGCTGGTGGACCGCATCGAGAAGGCCGCTACCTTCAACCAGGGGTTCGGGACGGTGGAGTACCTGTCCAGCGCACTGGTGGACATGAAGCTGCACCTGGCGGGGTCAACGCCCATCGACGCGGACGCCTTCGAGCGCGACACGCTCAACGCGCTGGGCATGCCGAAGGAAATCGTCATGCGGCACCGCACGCCGCAGTTCGGCCACGTCTTCGCGGGTGACGGGTACTCGGCGGGCTACTACAGCTACCTGTGGTCGGACACGCTGACGGCGGACGCCTACGAGCGCTTCACCGAAGGCAAGGGCGCCTACGACAAGGACGTGGCCGCGCTCCTGCGCAAGCACGTCTTCTCCGTGGGCAACACGCTGGACCCGGCCGACGCGTACCGCGCCTTCCGGGGCCGTGAGGCGGGCATCCAGGCGCTGATGCGCAAGCGCGGCTTCCCCGTGCCCGCCGCGCAGGTCGCGCCGAAGAAGGCCGCGAAGTAG
- the thiD gene encoding bifunctional hydroxymethylpyrimidine kinase/phosphomethylpyrimidine kinase, whose amino-acid sequence MAAMETSKPVATALTIAGSDSGGGAGIQADLSTFAFHRVHGTSALTAITAQNTQGVTRVDVMPPEAVAAQIDAVASDIGAGAVKTGMLVNPAIITTVARRLRALGLGPLVVDPVMVSRAGARLIDDAAVGALKELLLPLATVATPNRHEAELLAGMKLETLEDMQEAARRIHRLGPQAVLVKGGGMTGALRGTDVWFDGERMETLHLRAVDTRNTHGTGCTLSAAIAAHLALGQTPLEATRRAKDYVTAALEHPLPLGKGPGPFSHFFPLEG is encoded by the coding sequence ATGGCGGCCATGGAGACTTCGAAGCCCGTGGCCACCGCGCTCACCATCGCCGGCTCCGACAGCGGCGGCGGCGCCGGCATCCAGGCCGACCTGAGCACCTTCGCCTTCCACCGCGTTCACGGCACCAGCGCCCTGACGGCCATCACCGCGCAGAACACGCAGGGCGTCACCCGCGTGGACGTGATGCCCCCCGAGGCCGTCGCCGCGCAAATCGACGCCGTGGCCTCCGACATCGGCGCGGGCGCGGTGAAGACGGGCATGCTCGTCAATCCGGCCATCATCACCACGGTGGCGCGGCGCCTGCGCGCGCTGGGCCTGGGCCCGCTGGTGGTGGACCCCGTCATGGTGTCCCGCGCCGGCGCGCGCCTCATCGACGACGCGGCCGTGGGCGCGCTCAAGGAGCTGCTGCTGCCCCTGGCCACGGTGGCCACGCCCAACCGGCACGAGGCGGAGCTGCTCGCCGGCATGAAGCTGGAGACGTTGGAGGACATGCAGGAGGCCGCGCGCCGCATCCACCGGCTCGGCCCCCAGGCGGTGCTGGTGAAGGGCGGCGGCATGACGGGCGCGCTGCGCGGCACCGACGTCTGGTTCGACGGCGAGCGCATGGAGACGCTGCACCTGCGCGCGGTGGACACGCGCAACACCCACGGCACCGGCTGCACGCTGTCGGCGGCCATCGCCGCGCACCTGGCGCTGGGACAGACGCCGCTGGAGGCCACCCGGCGCGCGAAGGACTACGTCACCGCCGCGCTGGAGCACCCCCTGCCCCTGGGCAAGGGCCCGGGCCCCTTCAGCCACTTCTTCCCGCTGGAGGGGTAG
- a CDS encoding glycosyl hydrolase family 18 protein, whose protein sequence is MKKPSTVWRQLWLGLVLGTLAGCTGGGAEDPGLPGAPGAATAQAADAEALVTWLPPTSDGGHPVMYYIVRCEPACGGAIVTSDEFQATVRGLHNGFAYTFKVAAVNINGEGPASVQSELVTPQPGLSISNPTVPGQPRGARATPGNGHAFVSWLAPASYGGRPLHQYRLTAEPGGVSVTVDAPAASAVIPGLVNGVPYRITVAATNEKGEGPFAVANTIQPRAGGEPTEWVTGYFVGYQLWMQPVDAVDLAGITHLVVGRVKPNPNGTLNANFDANIDDSHGRAMAKALATRAHQQGRKALLMLGGFGEHENFVRAASPAQRAHFIRNIIQLMDELGYDGIDVDWEPIILAADIPEGAPMAPDDGEPLLALLEGLRAARPNIILTVPVDWLNSNFNMSRHRADFMKQLASRVDQLNIMSYKMSGHWGGWESWHSSPLYGHSQLHPTSVSHSVEGYLDAGVPAGRLGVGIGFFGTCWGGVTEPNTPLDGREGVFEGQSDNFMSYTNIMTHYYRADGSRWDDVAKVPYLSFPTGHGPGLCNYVSYEDPRSIAVKGQYAREKNLGGAIIWTISQGHFLQPTNGHRDPLLDAVKHAFLDP, encoded by the coding sequence GTGAAGAAGCCGTCCACGGTGTGGAGACAGCTCTGGCTTGGCCTGGTGCTGGGGACACTGGCTGGCTGCACCGGTGGAGGTGCGGAGGACCCGGGTCTTCCAGGGGCCCCAGGTGCGGCCACGGCCCAGGCGGCCGATGCCGAGGCCTTGGTGACGTGGCTGCCGCCCACGAGCGACGGCGGCCACCCGGTCATGTACTACATCGTGCGATGTGAGCCCGCCTGTGGCGGCGCCATCGTCACGTCGGACGAGTTCCAGGCCACCGTGCGCGGCCTCCACAACGGCTTCGCGTACACCTTCAAGGTCGCGGCGGTGAACATCAACGGGGAAGGTCCCGCCTCCGTGCAGTCGGAGCTGGTCACGCCGCAGCCCGGCCTCTCCATCTCCAACCCCACCGTCCCGGGCCAGCCCCGTGGCGCCCGGGCCACGCCGGGCAACGGCCACGCCTTCGTGAGCTGGCTGGCTCCGGCCAGCTACGGTGGCCGGCCGCTGCACCAATACCGGCTGACGGCGGAGCCTGGGGGCGTCTCCGTGACGGTGGACGCGCCGGCCGCGAGCGCCGTCATCCCCGGGCTGGTCAACGGCGTGCCGTACCGCATCACCGTGGCGGCCACCAACGAGAAGGGGGAAGGCCCCTTCGCGGTCGCCAACACCATCCAGCCCCGCGCCGGGGGCGAGCCCACCGAATGGGTGACGGGCTACTTCGTGGGCTACCAGCTGTGGATGCAGCCGGTGGACGCGGTGGACCTGGCGGGCATCACCCACCTCGTCGTGGGCCGCGTCAAGCCGAACCCCAACGGCACCCTCAACGCGAACTTCGACGCCAACATCGACGACAGCCACGGCCGCGCCATGGCCAAGGCCCTGGCGACGCGCGCGCACCAGCAAGGGCGCAAGGCGCTGCTGATGCTCGGCGGCTTCGGCGAGCATGAGAACTTCGTGCGCGCGGCGTCCCCGGCCCAGCGTGCGCACTTCATCCGCAACATCATCCAGCTCATGGACGAGCTGGGCTACGACGGCATCGACGTGGACTGGGAGCCCATCATCCTGGCCGCGGACATCCCGGAAGGCGCGCCCATGGCGCCCGATGACGGAGAGCCCCTGCTCGCACTGCTAGAGGGCCTGCGCGCCGCGCGGCCGAACATCATCCTCACGGTGCCGGTGGACTGGCTGAACTCCAACTTCAACATGAGCCGTCATCGCGCTGACTTCATGAAGCAGCTGGCGTCGCGCGTGGACCAGCTCAACATCATGTCCTACAAGATGAGCGGCCACTGGGGCGGCTGGGAGAGCTGGCACTCCAGTCCGCTCTACGGCCACTCGCAGCTCCACCCCACCTCCGTCTCGCACTCCGTGGAGGGCTACCTGGACGCGGGCGTGCCCGCGGGACGGCTGGGCGTGGGCATCGGCTTCTTCGGGACGTGCTGGGGCGGCGTGACGGAGCCGAACACGCCCCTGGATGGCCGTGAGGGTGTCTTCGAGGGCCAGAGTGACAACTTCATGAGCTACACCAACATCATGACGCACTATTACCGTGCGGACGGCAGCCGCTGGGACGACGTGGCCAAGGTTCCCTACCTGTCGTTCCCCACCGGCCACGGCCCGGGGCTCTGCAACTACGTCTCCTACGAGGACCCGCGCTCCATCGCCGTCAAGGGCCAGTACGCGCGCGAGAAGAACCTGGGCGGCGCCATCATCTGGACCATCAGCCAGGGGCACTTCCTTCAGCCGACGAACGGCCACAGGGACCCGCTGCTGGACGCGGTGAAACACGCCTTCCTGGACCCGTGA
- a CDS encoding M20 family peptidase: protein MKRILLSLLVVVVALAGVLLTKAFRFTSRQVQPEAPAEFTVDADAAAARLGGALRLKTLAAAEGQPAEDAAFAALHDYMREQYPRLHQVLKREPVGAHSVLYTWTGTDASLRPALLLGHLDVVPVAPGTEASWTHPPYSGLVADGYVWGRGALDDKGSVFGILESVEALLAAGFQPKRTVLLAFGGDEEVGGREGAEAMAKLLRERGVTLESVLDEGGMIVSGTVPGVASPVALVGVSEKGFASAELVADGEGGHSSMPPPQTAVGVLSRAISRLEDAPMPAKLRGGSRALFEFAGPEMGFGMRTLFANLWLFEPLVLRQLTAKATTNAAVRTTTAATMFEGSERDNVLPARARAVVNFRILPGDSVAGVLEHVRRVVDDPRVKVSTLGFISEPSPVSRMDSEAWAQLQRSVRQVFPDVVVAPYLMLGATDSRYFTGLSENVYRFMPLRLDGADLSRLHGKDERVSVKGYADAVRFYAQYVRNVAQ, encoded by the coding sequence ATGAAACGCATTCTCTTGTCGTTGTTGGTTGTCGTCGTTGCCCTCGCGGGGGTTCTCCTCACGAAGGCTTTTCGCTTCACCTCGCGGCAGGTCCAGCCGGAGGCGCCCGCGGAGTTCACCGTGGACGCCGATGCCGCCGCGGCCCGGCTGGGTGGTGCGCTGCGGCTCAAGACGCTGGCGGCGGCGGAGGGGCAGCCCGCGGAGGATGCAGCCTTCGCCGCGCTCCACGACTACATGCGGGAGCAATACCCCCGGCTCCACCAGGTGCTGAAGCGCGAGCCCGTGGGGGCGCACTCGGTGCTGTACACCTGGACGGGGACGGACGCGTCGCTGCGCCCGGCGCTGCTGCTGGGGCACCTGGACGTGGTGCCCGTTGCGCCCGGCACGGAGGCGTCCTGGACTCACCCGCCCTACAGCGGGCTGGTGGCGGACGGCTATGTCTGGGGCCGGGGCGCGCTGGACGACAAGGGGAGCGTGTTCGGCATCCTGGAGTCGGTGGAGGCCCTGCTCGCGGCGGGCTTCCAGCCCAAGCGCACGGTGCTGCTCGCATTCGGTGGGGATGAAGAGGTGGGTGGGCGCGAGGGCGCGGAGGCGATGGCGAAGCTGCTCCGCGAGCGGGGCGTGACGCTGGAATCCGTACTGGACGAGGGCGGGATGATTGTGTCCGGCACCGTGCCCGGCGTGGCCTCACCGGTGGCCCTGGTCGGCGTGTCGGAGAAGGGCTTCGCCAGCGCGGAGTTGGTGGCGGATGGCGAAGGCGGCCATTCGTCCATGCCGCCGCCCCAGACGGCCGTGGGCGTGCTGAGCCGCGCCATCTCCCGGTTGGAGGATGCGCCCATGCCCGCGAAGCTGCGCGGTGGCAGCCGGGCCCTGTTCGAGTTCGCGGGGCCGGAGATGGGCTTCGGGATGCGCACGCTCTTCGCCAACCTGTGGCTGTTCGAGCCGCTGGTGCTGCGCCAGCTCACCGCGAAGGCCACCACCAACGCGGCGGTGCGCACCACCACCGCGGCCACCATGTTCGAGGGCAGCGAGCGCGACAACGTGCTGCCAGCCCGCGCCCGCGCGGTGGTGAACTTCCGCATCCTCCCGGGAGACTCCGTGGCGGGCGTGCTGGAGCACGTGCGGCGCGTGGTGGATGACCCGCGGGTGAAGGTGAGCACCCTGGGCTTCATCAGTGAACCGTCGCCCGTGTCGCGCATGGACTCCGAGGCGTGGGCGCAGCTCCAGCGCAGCGTGCGCCAGGTGTTCCCCGACGTCGTCGTGGCCCCGTACCTCATGCTGGGCGCGACGGATTCGCGGTACTTCACCGGGCTGAGTGAGAATGTCTACCGCTTCATGCCGCTGCGCCTGGACGGCGCCGACCTGTCACGCCTCCACGGCAAGGACGAGCGCGTGTCGGTGAAGGGCTACGCGGACGCGGTGCGCTTCTATGCGCAGTACGTCCGCAACGTGGCCCAGTGA
- a CDS encoding DUF4215 domain-containing protein, producing the protein MVNPHRRSRLASALLASLLFTLVACNGGGGSAKPDAGTGPNIPDGSTPDAGDDCGDGQRQSGEACDDGNRVDGDGCNATCTTVEGGFICEVPGAPCVRLMNCGDGRVEDGEECDDRNLVSGDGCNGSCRIESGWACPAQGGRCRAKECGDNIIAGDEECEDGNTTPGDGCSDVCRLEDGWKCPPGQPCSRTTCGDGITEGTEQCDDGNTVMGDGCSPLCTKEPRCSDGNCEETCGDGLILPNSAVEECDDGNTRANDGCSPDCKLEDGFACVLVTQEPPAQVSIPVVYRDFRGYDLPATGDLPRGHIDFQNKNAGREDGILENRLDANGRPVYAKEGQPSNNTNGRAAFDQWYKAVDKVNKTIVGSFVLDRQQNGSYVFDNEYFFPLDDEPLYSGGWVAAGFESTREDTIGQQRNFHFTSEARYWFAYKGTEVLTFRGDDDVWVFVNGRLALDLGGVHGPASGTINMSSQASSLGLRLGGIYEVVVLQAERHTHGSSYRLTLNNFLTARTECTATCGDAVVDEEAGEECDDGVNAGGYGECGRGCLWGPRCGDGETQEDEGEECDDGNTVSRDGCSSTCRLEIG; encoded by the coding sequence ATGGTGAACCCCCATCGCAGATCTCGGCTGGCGAGCGCGTTGCTCGCATCTCTTCTCTTCACATTGGTGGCCTGTAACGGCGGGGGAGGTTCGGCGAAGCCCGATGCCGGCACCGGCCCGAACATCCCGGACGGGTCGACGCCGGATGCTGGCGACGACTGTGGTGACGGCCAGCGCCAGTCCGGCGAGGCCTGTGACGACGGCAACAGGGTGGACGGCGACGGCTGTAACGCGACGTGCACCACGGTGGAGGGCGGGTTCATCTGCGAGGTGCCGGGAGCGCCGTGCGTTCGCTTGATGAACTGCGGAGACGGCCGCGTCGAGGACGGCGAGGAGTGCGACGACCGGAACCTGGTCAGCGGTGATGGTTGCAACGGGAGCTGTCGGATCGAGAGTGGCTGGGCGTGCCCTGCCCAGGGTGGCCGCTGCCGCGCCAAGGAGTGCGGTGACAACATCATCGCCGGTGATGAGGAGTGCGAGGACGGCAACACTACTCCGGGCGACGGCTGCAGCGACGTCTGCCGGCTCGAGGACGGCTGGAAGTGCCCGCCGGGTCAGCCGTGCAGCCGCACCACCTGTGGTGACGGCATCACCGAGGGCACCGAGCAGTGCGACGACGGCAACACCGTGATGGGTGACGGCTGCTCGCCGCTGTGCACCAAGGAGCCCCGCTGCTCGGATGGCAACTGCGAGGAGACGTGCGGCGACGGGCTCATCCTCCCCAACAGCGCCGTGGAGGAGTGCGACGACGGCAACACGCGCGCCAATGACGGCTGCTCGCCGGACTGCAAGCTGGAGGATGGCTTCGCGTGTGTGCTCGTCACGCAGGAGCCGCCGGCGCAGGTGTCCATCCCCGTCGTCTACCGTGACTTCCGCGGGTATGACCTGCCGGCCACCGGCGACCTGCCGCGTGGACACATCGACTTCCAGAACAAGAATGCGGGCCGTGAGGACGGCATCCTGGAGAACCGCCTCGACGCGAACGGCCGCCCCGTCTACGCGAAGGAAGGCCAGCCGTCGAACAACACCAACGGCCGGGCCGCGTTCGACCAGTGGTACAAGGCCGTGGACAAGGTCAACAAGACCATCGTCGGCAGCTTCGTGCTCGACCGCCAGCAGAACGGCTCCTACGTGTTCGACAACGAGTACTTCTTCCCGCTCGATGACGAGCCCCTCTACAGCGGCGGCTGGGTGGCCGCGGGCTTCGAGTCGACGCGCGAGGACACCATCGGCCAGCAGCGCAACTTCCACTTCACCAGCGAGGCCCGGTACTGGTTCGCGTACAAGGGCACCGAGGTGCTGACCTTCCGCGGTGACGACGACGTGTGGGTCTTCGTCAATGGCCGGCTGGCGCTGGACCTGGGTGGCGTGCACGGCCCGGCGTCGGGCACCATCAACATGTCGAGCCAGGCGAGCTCGCTGGGCCTGCGGCTGGGTGGCATCTACGAGGTCGTCGTGCTCCAGGCTGAGCGTCACACCCACGGTTCTTCGTACCGCCTCACGCTCAACAACTTCCTCACCGCCCGCACCGAGTGCACCGCCACCTGCGGCGACGCCGTGGTGGACGAGGAGGCCGGCGAGGAGTGCGACGACGGCGTCAACGCAGGTGGCTACGGTGAGTGCGGCCGTGGCTGCCTCTGGGGCCCTCGATGCGGCGACGGCGAAACCCAGGAGGACGAGGGCGAGGAGTGCGACGACGGCAACACCGTCAGCCGCGACGGTTGCAGCTCGACGTGCCGGCTGGAGATTGGCTGA
- a CDS encoding SAM-dependent methyltransferase, translating to MDTEALARIPGVNPNVPNAARIYDYTLGGTHHFEADRQAAEYMFSLVPSTRKWVRMLRACLRTAAQRLAADGFQHWVDFASGLPTGDHVHAVLPDARVLYSDVNPLTITTAHHLLGDTPRVRYMECDIRQAGAFLRRPDVHAFLGEERRVAFGANGITVFLSAEENRQFFRDLYDWAAPGSKLFTTFETKSPDLSTPKWEQFVGMFRQMGESFQLYSLPEYLDLCGPWARDVTGVLPVREFLGLPPEHITDEDREGVGIEFYAVVLEKR from the coding sequence ATGGATACCGAAGCGCTCGCCCGAATCCCGGGCGTCAATCCGAACGTCCCCAACGCCGCCCGCATCTACGACTACACGCTGGGGGGCACGCATCACTTCGAAGCCGACCGGCAGGCGGCGGAGTACATGTTCTCGCTGGTGCCCTCCACCCGGAAGTGGGTGCGCATGCTGCGCGCCTGCCTGCGCACCGCCGCGCAGCGCCTGGCGGCCGACGGCTTCCAGCACTGGGTGGACTTCGCGTCGGGGCTGCCCACCGGCGACCACGTCCACGCCGTGCTGCCAGACGCCCGCGTGCTCTACAGCGACGTCAATCCGCTCACCATCACCACCGCCCACCATCTGCTGGGGGACACGCCTCGCGTCCGCTACATGGAATGCGACATCCGCCAGGCGGGCGCCTTCCTGCGGCGGCCGGACGTGCATGCCTTCCTGGGGGAAGAGCGCCGCGTCGCTTTCGGCGCCAATGGCATCACCGTGTTCCTGTCCGCCGAGGAGAACCGCCAGTTCTTCCGCGACCTGTACGACTGGGCAGCCCCGGGCTCGAAGCTGTTCACCACCTTCGAGACGAAGTCACCGGACCTCAGCACCCCGAAGTGGGAGCAATTCGTCGGCATGTTCCGGCAGATGGGCGAGTCCTTCCAGCTCTACTCCCTGCCCGAGTACCTGGACCTGTGTGGCCCCTGGGCCCGGGATGTCACCGGCGTGCTGCCCGTGCGCGAGTTCCTCGGGCTGCCCCCCGAGCACATCACCGACGAGGACCGTGAGGGCGTGGGCATCGAGTTCTACGCCGTCGTCCTGGAGAAGCGCTGA
- a CDS encoding Kelch repeat-containing protein — protein sequence MSARPDLQRLPYQGLWLDSFTLTGVAGGALVVGGQEWHAQGGGSTPRTVTSAMRWDAATDAWEVLAPMPQPRQGHAAVALPDGRVLIIGGRNTTELELASTLVWEPDTRRFRDGPPLLAARARPVAVALPDGAVLVLGSDFDEDMERGTRAELLRPGADAWELAGQTVRLFHPGPVCVSGERVIIAGGRDNGIGFAVVDGVHFAPPLDQCTEVWQRDTREWKTSHPLTESRDDHQGVTLSDGRILVMGGWRKGELLGSAEVWDPASEQWTPTGALAHPRSSFKLAALPDGRAAAFGGLGQTDAAASAAVDLWAPQTGAWTPGPRLAAPLSDHHVAALEDGAFLLVGLIRTGPEGMPQTTSIHWRP from the coding sequence ATGTCCGCACGCCCCGACCTCCAGCGCCTCCCCTACCAGGGCCTCTGGCTCGACAGCTTCACCCTCACGGGCGTCGCCGGCGGCGCGCTCGTTGTCGGCGGGCAGGAATGGCATGCCCAAGGGGGCGGCAGCACCCCCAGGACGGTGACGAGCGCGATGCGGTGGGACGCGGCGACCGATGCCTGGGAGGTGCTTGCCCCCATGCCCCAACCGCGCCAGGGCCATGCCGCGGTGGCGCTGCCCGACGGGCGGGTGCTCATCATCGGCGGGAGGAACACCACCGAGTTGGAGCTGGCGAGCACGCTGGTATGGGAGCCCGACACGCGCCGCTTCCGGGACGGCCCGCCCCTGCTCGCGGCGAGAGCCAGGCCCGTCGCGGTGGCCCTGCCGGATGGCGCGGTGCTCGTCCTGGGCTCCGACTTCGATGAGGACATGGAACGGGGAACGCGGGCGGAGCTGCTCCGTCCCGGCGCGGACGCGTGGGAGCTCGCGGGCCAGACGGTGCGCCTGTTCCACCCCGGTCCGGTGTGCGTGAGCGGCGAGCGCGTCATCATCGCGGGCGGAAGGGACAACGGCATCGGCTTCGCCGTGGTCGACGGCGTCCACTTCGCCCCGCCGCTCGACCAGTGCACGGAGGTCTGGCAGCGCGACACGCGCGAATGGAAGACGAGCCACCCCCTCACCGAATCCCGAGACGACCACCAGGGCGTGACGCTGTCGGACGGGCGCATCCTCGTCATGGGCGGATGGAGGAAGGGCGAGCTGCTCGGCTCCGCGGAGGTGTGGGACCCGGCGAGCGAACAGTGGACGCCCACCGGCGCGCTGGCCCACCCCCGCTCCAGCTTCAAGCTGGCCGCGCTGCCGGATGGGCGGGCGGCGGCCTTCGGCGGGCTCGGGCAGACCGATGCCGCGGCGTCCGCCGCCGTCGACCTCTGGGCGCCCCAGACGGGTGCATGGACTCCCGGGCCGCGCCTGGCGGCGCCCCTCTCGGACCACCACGTCGCCGCCCTGGAGGACGGCGCCTTCCTGCTGGTGGGCCTCATCCGCACCGGCCCCGAAGGAATGCCGCAGACCACGTCGATACACTGGAGGCCCTGA